The genomic window AGCTTGGGCAACATTACGAATATAGAGTATTTTTTGACGTGATAAACCACACTGACGTAAGGATAATTCGTCTATTTCTAAATAATTGTTGATACTAATCGAACCTAGTAAATTTTCTACTTTTCGACTAATAGAATGAGCAGCAGCTACAGAAATTTGTTGCCCAATAATAGCCTTCATTAAAGTTAAAAATGGATTATAATAGTTAAGCATTGTTTCAGAGGGATAGGAAGCTATTAACTCAGCTAGAATAGGGTCTTTTAGGGTTAAATATTCTTTAGCTTCGTGCCAATACTTAGGAGAATTCATGGGCTAAAAATTTTTTTAGATAAATTTTTCTCTTAAATTAATACCAAATCCAGTTATCATAGCTAAAATCTATTTTTTAAAGCAAGGAAATGATTATCTCACTGTAAATTTACAACTATCGGCCCCCGTTGCTTTACAACTAATTTCCTCCACAGTTAACCTTGGTAAGTTGGGGATTGAACTTAATAAACCCTGAATCATACCGCGCAGAAAATAACAGCTAGGGCGATCACTGGTTTTGTAGAGACAAAAGGGATTAGCATGAACGTTCAGTTCATTGTTCTGACTATCAGCAATCATAAAATAAGAAATCGCAGGAACCACTAATTTATTAAGGGCAGAAACCATATTTTTGGCTGAAACTGCTTTAATTTTACCTTGTTTGACTAACCTTTCCCCTACATATTCCCCTAATGCCAACATCTGTTGATCATTAATATCTGGGTTGTTGTCCATATCTCGTACAGTAGCAACAAAATCAGGATAAAGGTTAATTAATTCTTGTCCCATCTCCAGTAATCTCTTGTCAAGACGTGAGTTCGGTGTTAGGAGTTCGGAGGTCGGAGTTAGAATTTTTTGAACGAGGGAATCAGGGTTTGAGACTTCTTGTTGGTTGTCAGTTTTCCCTAGATTCTCTTCCGTCGAACTCAGGTTATTCATAAGTAGCGGAGAACTGACTGATTCTAATAGGGAAACCTCTGAAGTTTCGAGTTGGGTTTGTAATTTTTTGACAGTGCGTCCAATTTCTGCTTCTAGCAGTCCGGTTAATACTTTCCCTGTTTTGATTAATAAATAACTGTCTGGTGTGCAGTAAGCTAAGATTAAATGCCCTTGTTGACTCTTTAGAGCAATCGTTTCAATCTCTTGCCAGTCCAATTCATCTTGAGTCGTTTGAGCAACATAAAGCATGGTTCCTGATAGAATTGAAGTGGTTTCTTCATCCATTCCCATCGGAGTTATTATGGATTTTCCTTCCTGAGAAACTAGAGCAAGGCCTTGAATATCAAGGGGCTTCATTAATAAATCGTGGAGAATAGTCTCAATAGTTAGAGGATTCATAAGTATTCCCTGATTAACGTCTGAAGATGGGGGTAAAACAGTTAAGGTTTGGTCAGGATATTGATAATTGAAAGCTGGTTCATTGGCTAGTTTAAAGTTTAAATCCTTAGGAATATATTGACTGATTAATTTACGTCGTTTTAAGGCTTGTTCTGTTTGTTTTTCAATTTTTTTAGGAATTTCAACCCCTAAACGATCGGACTCATAATCACAATGCTTAGGAATGGTTAGACTCTCTATGTCATAGGTAGGAGCATTCCGATTAATGTCTAGGATAGGGCCTGATTTTAAAC from Crocosphaera subtropica ATCC 51142 includes these protein-coding regions:
- a CDS encoding DNA-3-methyladenine glycosylase family protein — its product is MNSPKYWHEAKEYLTLKDPILAELIASYPSETMLNYYNPFLTLMKAIIGQQISVAAAHSISRKVENLLGSISINNYLEIDELSLRQCGLSRQKILYIRNVAQAFEEGILTPQSWETMSDQEITKQLTSIKGIGSWTAQMFLIFHLHRKDIFPMADLGLINAIQRHYGNTNLLTKEQIKELSQPWKPYRTVATWYLWRSLDPLPVQY
- a CDS encoding V4R domain-containing protein; this encodes MNLSVEQIFYTSFSNIGFTILSSSLISSEHQQFFVKNIVERYWNSYNPPEPRYRAAYLQQKSLEETFFGWLYNDESDDFGRTNIPYFICYLVFGKLTFSQLDIIWNCLKSGPILDINRNAPTYDIESLTIPKHCDYESDRLGVEIPKKIEKQTEQALKRRKLISQYIPKDLNFKLANEPAFNYQYPDQTLTVLPPSSDVNQGILMNPLTIETILHDLLMKPLDIQGLALVSQEGKSIITPMGMDEETTSILSGTMLYVAQTTQDELDWQEIETIALKSQQGHLILAYCTPDSYLLIKTGKVLTGLLEAEIGRTVKKLQTQLETSEVSLLESVSSPLLMNNLSSTEENLGKTDNQQEVSNPDSLVQKILTPTSELLTPNSRLDKRLLEMGQELINLYPDFVATVRDMDNNPDINDQQMLALGEYVGERLVKQGKIKAVSAKNMVSALNKLVVPAISYFMIADSQNNELNVHANPFCLYKTSDRPSCYFLRGMIQGLLSSIPNLPRLTVEEISCKATGADSCKFTVR